GCCCAGAAAATGGCGGTTTTGCAGAGCTGCTGCAGGATGAACCTGGTGCGGAGGACCAAAAGGCCGCCCTGGAGGCAGAATATCTGTGCCCTTCTGGCGCGATCCAGATTGATAATCATCAAATTCCGGTTCAAAAATGGAGAAACGGTACACCCAGGTCCGAAGCCTAGGCAGTGGCATCTACGAAGCAGTGCGTCCAGCGAACAGCGAACCAGGTCTTACTGATCGTTGATCACAAGAATCTATAGCCGGCGCATCGTTGCCCGTATTGACCCCAGCGTTGCTTCGGTCCATGCCCGGTCTTCGCGGGTAGGCGTTCCTCGCGGCGTCTTCCAAAGCTCCTGGCCAGGACGGCAAAAGCCCCCAGCCATAATGAATGGCTGAGGGCGATTGTCACCTGATCGACGATCCCTAGTGCTCGCTGATGCGCTCGCTATTGGCGTCGTCGTGAATTGCTGTGGCATCTTGCGGTGTTCCGCGCTTCTTCAGGTTCTTGCGCACCAGTGGCCAGAAGGCAACGAGCACCACGGTGGCCAGCAAGCTGGTCCACACCTGGGTTCGACCGCTCTCGGAGCTGAGCATGACTCCCAGCACGCCGGCGATAGCGACAAACAGCAGGATGTTCAGCCACGGGTGCAGCCACATCTTCAGCTTCAAGCCCGCAACCTCTTCCGCTGTCATCTTCTGACGCAAGCGCATCTGCGTCAGCGAAATGAAGACGTAGACGAACAATGCCACC
The nucleotide sequence above comes from Glutamicibacter sp. B1. Encoded proteins:
- a CDS encoding ferredoxin, giving the protein MKIKVHGAMSVASGNYGFTAPRICQNRPENGGFAELLQDEPGAEDQKAALEAEYLCPSGAIQIDNHQIPVQKWRNGTPRSEA